TTGGTCGAAGAGCGCGGGACCAGCGACGCCGTCCCGATGAAGCCCCAGGTCGTCGCCTGGGAGCTGGGGAATCGACTACGGGACGACGCGATCGTATCGTCGGACAGCGGCACCATCGCAACGTGGTTCGCTCGGGCGATTCGCGCGAAGCGCGGCCAGATGTATTCCCTCTCGGGGAATCTCGCGACCATGGCGAATGGGCTGCCCTACACCATCGCCGCCCAGATCGCGCATCCGGCCCGGCAGTGCATCGGGTTCGTCGGCGACGGCGGGTTCTCGATGCTGATGGCCGAATTCGCGACCTGCGTCAAGTACCAGCTCCCCGTGAAGATCGTGATCGTGCGGAACAACACCCTCGGCCAGATCAAGTGGGAGCAAATGGTGTTCCTCGGGAATCCCGAATTCGGGTGCGACCTCCAGCCCATCGACTTCGTGAAGTTCGCGGAGGCCTGCGGCGGAGTCGGGTTCCGGATCGAAGAGCCCCGCGATTGCGGGCGCATCCTGGACGAGGCGCTCGCCGTGCGCGCCCCGACCATCGTCGAAGCCGTGGTCGATCCCTTCGAGCCCCCCATGCCGGCGAAGGTCACCCGCGACCAGGCCGTCAAGTTCGCCGAATCGCTCATCCGAGGGGAGCCGAATCGCCAGAAGATCGCGCTCACCGTCCTCTCAGATCGGGTCCGTGAGCTGGTCTGACGCACGATGGCCGCCCGTGCCGAGGCGCCGATCGAGGACGTGCGGGTCTCCGCGTATACCGTACCGACGGAGATGCCGGAATCGGACCACGCGCCCGGTTCCGTCGCCGAAGATCGGGCCCCAAACACCAGCGCTCCAGCCGACTTGGTACAGCGACAGGTACACGGCGATTCCGCAGCCCGCGGCCGCCATCACCGTGACGCAGCCACGATGTGCCCAATCGGATGGCGACGCGCGGCTCGAGCTCATGGACGCGGAAGGCCCACGCCGGCGGACTTGGATCCACACTGGCACAAAGATCCTCGTTGCCAGCGCTTGCCGCGCTCGTAGCCAGAGGTTACGGGCCGGTGAACCGACCCGGCGGGCGTGTGCAGCCAGGGCTGCGCCCATCCCGCGTCCGAGGCGAGGCAGCGCCGGACCCGCGCCGCGCAGGAGTTGGCACGACCGCGGCCCGCCCGGTACTATCCCGGTCACCCGCCGTCGCACTGGAGGCCATCGATGCTGTCCAAAGAAGAGAACGAGCTGCTCACCCGCACCGGCGCGGGCACACCCATGGGCGACCTGTTTCGTCGGTACTGGATTCCCGCGCTGCTCTCCGAAGAGATCCCGGAGCCAGATTGTCCGCCGGTGCAGGTCCGCCTCATGGGCGAAGAGCTGGTCGCCTTTCGCGATTCCGAGGGGCGCGTCGGCCTCCTCGACGAGCACTGCCACCACCGAGGCACGTCGCTGTTTTACGGGCGCAACGAGGAGTGCGGGCTGCGCTGCGTGTACCACGGCTGGAAGTATGACGTGGACGGCAACGTCGTGGACACGCCGGCCGAGCCAGCGGGCAGCCGCTTCAAGGAGAAGCTCCACCATACGGCGTATCCGACGCGAGAGGCTGCGGGGGTGGTGTTCGCGTACATGGGGCCGCCCGATCGGATGCCGCTCTTTCCCGCGTATGAGTTCACGACCGCGCCGGCGGGCAGCACCCAGGCGACGAAGACCTTACAGGAGTGCAACTACCTGCAGGGCGTCGAGGGCGAGTGTGACACCACGCACCTGCAATATCTCCACTGGCAATTCGAGGCCACCGGCCACATGCGCGATTACTACCGCAACCCCATGCGCGAGTATGTGACCGAAGAGACCGACTTCGGCATGCGCCTGGTCGCGCTTCGGGACGCCGGGCCGGGCCGAACGTACGTGCGCGTATCCAGCATCGTGATGCCCATGCTGTGTTGGATCCCGGCCGGCGGCACCGGCAGCGTCCACATGTACGTGCCTGCCGGGGACGACGAGCACTCGTGGCGCTTCAATCTGGACCTGAACGTCGGTGAGCGCAACCGGTTGATGCAGGAGCAGTTCTGGACGGCCGACTACCACAAGGTGCGGAACAAGGCGAATCACTACCTTCAGGACCGCGAGCTTCAGCGCACGGTGAACTTCACCGGGATGGGGTCCAACTTCGTGATCCACGACTCGTGCGCCACCGAGACCATGGGTCCGATCTACGACCGTAGCCGGGAGCATCTGGGGGCGAGCGACAGGGCCGTGATCGCGGTCCGCAACTATCTGCTCCGCACGGTGCGCGCGTGCGCCAATGGGGCCGAGCCGCCCAACCTCATCGCCGACGCGGGCCACGACCAACATGGCCACATCGACACGTTCTCGCGCGTCATCGACGGCACCGATTGGCGGGCCGCGTTCCCGCACCTCACCCTGACGCGCGATGCCGCCGTGGCGGGTGCTGGATTGGCCCGCGCGCCTCGGTAGCCGGCTGATGCCGTCGCCGGGCCCGATCATCGTGAGCCGTTGGGCTACGCTCGGGGCACGCTGGTCGAACTGCAGACGGAGTCCTTCGGACAGGCTCTGGGAGAACGGCTTTTGAATGCTGCTAGCCCAGTCGGCCCGTCGGACGGACAATAGTCCATGGATCTCCCGCCAGTCGCCGCGACGACTGTTGGCAGCTTCCCGCGCCCCGGGTGGCTCGGCAGGCGCGAGCGCAACGATATCGTCTTTCTCCTCGAGGGTGGCGCGCTCCGAGAAGCCCAGGATGACGCCACGGCCCTCTCCTTGCACGAGCAGGCGATGCTGGGGCTCGACCTCGTGACCGACGGCGAGCAGCGCCGGGTCGGCTTCATCAAC
The sequence above is a segment of the Chloroflexota bacterium genome. Coding sequences within it:
- a CDS encoding Rieske 2Fe-2S domain-containing protein — protein: MLSKEENELLTRTGAGTPMGDLFRRYWIPALLSEEIPEPDCPPVQVRLMGEELVAFRDSEGRVGLLDEHCHHRGTSLFYGRNEECGLRCVYHGWKYDVDGNVVDTPAEPAGSRFKEKLHHTAYPTREAAGVVFAYMGPPDRMPLFPAYEFTTAPAGSTQATKTLQECNYLQGVEGECDTTHLQYLHWQFEATGHMRDYYRNPMREYVTEETDFGMRLVALRDAGPGRTYVRVSSIVMPMLCWIPAGGTGSVHMYVPAGDDEHSWRFNLDLNVGERNRLMQEQFWTADYHKVRNKANHYLQDRELQRTVNFTGMGSNFVIHDSCATETMGPIYDRSREHLGASDRAVIAVRNYLLRTVRACANGAEPPNLIADAGHDQHGHIDTFSRVIDGTDWRAAFPHLTLTRDAAVAGAGLARAPR